The sequence CCGGACCGACGCCGTGATTCCCCAGACCGAACAGATTCCCAAGCGCTCTTATCGCCAGGGCGACCGGATCCGCGCCTATCTGCTGGACGTGCGCCAGAACCACCGTGACCACCAGTTGATCTTAAGCCGGGTGGACAACAATTTCCTGACCAAACTCTTTGAGATGGAGGTGCCGGAGGTTGCCGAGGGCATTGTCAAGATCCTCGGCGTGGCCCGGGAGCCCGGGTTCCGGGCGAAAATCGCCGTGGCCTCCAGTGAAAGCGACGTGGACCCGGTGGGCGCCTGCGTGGGCATGAAGGGCTCGCGGGTCCAGAACGTGGTCCAGGAGCTGCAAGGCGAGCGGATCGATATCGTTCCCTGGAATCCCGACCCGGCCAAATACGTTTCCAATGCCATGGCCCCGGCCCAGGTTTCCATGGTCCTGGTGGATGAGGACCGGAAGACCCTGGTGGTGGTGGTCCCTGATGACCAGCTTTCCCTGGCCATCGGCCGACAGGGACAGAATGTCCGCCTGGCCTCGAAGCTGATGGGATGGCGGATCGATGTCAAAAGCGAGCAGCGGTATGCCAAGCTGGCGGAAGAGGGGTATAAATCACTTGTTGCCATTGAGGGGCTTGATGAGGCCTTGGCCGACATCCTCTATGACCGGGGCGTGACCACGATCAAGGACCTGTTGGAGATGACCGCGGAAGAGTTGGCCGACCAGGCCGGGATCGAAGAAGAGCGGGCCGCCGAACTCCTGGCCGCGGCCCGGGTGGCAAAAGAGGAGCAGGACAAGGCAGAGGCTGAAGCTGAAGCTGAGGCTGAGGCTGAGCTGAGGCTGAGGCTGAGGCTGAGGCTGAGACCGATGATAAGGATAAGGACCCCGGAGAGCCGGTGGCGGCTGCGGACAGCGACGCAGAGGTAACAGGGTAGCTGAAACGGATGACGATACAGATACCGGCCGGCAAGGTTGACTCCTCTCGACGATTTCGAAAAAAACGACCATTCGGTCCGGTCCGGACCTGTCTCGGTTGTGGCCGGAAGATGGCCCGGGAGATGCTGGTACGTTTTGTGATAAAGAACGGCGAATTGGTCCCGGACCCTGTAAAAAGGGCGCCCGGACGCGGTGCATACTGCTGTGACAACCAACGCTGCAGACAACAGTTCCTTAGGGACAGAAGAAGACTGGCCAGAGCTTTTCGGGTAGAGTGCGGACAAGGCGGCGGCTTGAGAATCAGGAGTGGAGCATGAGCAAGATCAGGGTTTATGAGTTGGCCAAAGAAGCAGGAATGGCGAGCAAGGCTTTGGCGGATAAGCTTATCGATCTGGGATACGATATAAAGGGGCA is a genomic window of Desulfobacterales bacterium containing:
- the nusA gene encoding transcription termination factor NusA; translated protein: MISDLKRIIDQISRDKGINRELLVEAVEEAVRSAAKKKHGSRRELEVRFNEELGEVEVFQFRTVVEEVEDEQLEVSLDEALLLDPEVKLHDELGTKMDNIAELGRIAAQSAKQVIIQKMKDAEQDVIYEMYRDRKGDIINGIVQRFEKGNMIVNLGRTDAVIPQTEQIPKRSYRQGDRIRAYLLDVRQNHRDHQLILSRVDNNFLTKLFEMEVPEVAEGIVKILGVAREPGFRAKIAVASSESDVDPVGACVGMKGSRVQNVVQELQGERIDIVPWNPDPAKYVSNAMAPAQVSMVLVDEDRKTLVVVVPDDQLSLAIGRQGQNVRLASKLMGWRIDVKSEQRYAKLAEEGYKSLVAIEGLDEALADILYDRGVTTIKDLLEMTAEELADQAGIEEERAAELLAAARVAKEEQDKAEAEAEAEAEAELRLRLRLRLRPMIRIRTPESRWRLRTATQR